The following are from one region of the Nostoc cf. commune SO-36 genome:
- a CDS encoding bifunctional sterol desaturase/short chain dehydrogenase, protein MIKTLAENLMGIETSLQINWVWLNASFQFLTWALFSLLLAEVLRDSYHVLCHQVNWLAKWHNKHHSAYRRDLSIVSLKVYQKSQLYHDILESSLLLVVLVVIALIVQQMGLWLGAAYGCTFLYGASVRYFQGKIDTDYNHRPGPLETIPSLWWVNRSYHWRHHFDDVNAYYSGVFPLVDKILGTGLSLKGKTIALTGASGTLGQALAAELVKNNAKVVALTTNPEKLVEQVGVKVVPWQLGNEAELRNSLEKVDILIINHGINVYASRTSEAINSSYEVNTFSALRLMDIFLTTVTGPQAKATKEIWVNTSEAEVSPALSPLYELSKRALGDIVTLKRLDGDCVIRKLILGPFKSQLNPYGVMSAQQVARAILFLARRDFRNIIVAINPLIYLLFPLKEISTSLYYRVFSRKAKSEQDLRKQYPKP, encoded by the coding sequence ATGATAAAAACGCTAGCTGAAAACTTGATGGGAATTGAGACAAGCTTACAAATTAATTGGGTTTGGCTAAATGCCAGCTTCCAGTTTCTTACTTGGGCACTCTTTTCACTTTTACTCGCCGAGGTCTTGAGAGACAGCTATCATGTTTTGTGTCACCAAGTGAATTGGCTGGCGAAATGGCACAACAAGCACCATAGCGCCTATCGCCGCGATTTATCGATAGTTTCCCTGAAAGTTTACCAAAAATCCCAGTTATATCACGACATTCTAGAGTCGAGTCTACTGCTGGTGGTGTTGGTAGTCATTGCTTTAATTGTCCAGCAAATGGGGTTATGGCTGGGAGCAGCTTATGGTTGCACTTTCTTGTATGGTGCGTCTGTGCGATATTTCCAGGGAAAAATTGATACAGACTACAACCACCGACCCGGCCCTTTAGAGACAATACCATCCCTTTGGTGGGTGAATCGGTCTTACCATTGGCGACATCATTTTGATGATGTCAACGCTTACTACAGTGGTGTCTTTCCCCTAGTGGATAAAATTCTTGGTACAGGACTGTCTCTTAAAGGTAAAACCATCGCTTTAACAGGAGCATCAGGAACTTTGGGACAAGCATTAGCGGCTGAACTTGTAAAGAATAATGCTAAAGTCGTGGCATTAACCACTAATCCAGAAAAATTAGTAGAGCAAGTTGGGGTGAAGGTGGTTCCTTGGCAGTTGGGTAATGAAGCCGAACTGAGAAATAGTTTAGAGAAAGTAGATATTTTAATTATCAACCACGGAATCAATGTCTACGCCAGCCGCACATCGGAGGCTATCAACTCCTCTTATGAAGTGAATACCTTTTCAGCATTGCGGTTGATGGATATATTTTTGACAACTGTAACAGGGCCACAAGCAAAAGCAACCAAGGAAATTTGGGTAAATACTTCTGAGGCTGAGGTTTCTCCAGCGTTGAGTCCGCTTTATGAACTCAGCAAAAGAGCGTTAGGAGATATTGTTACCCTGAAGCGTTTGGACGGGGATTGTGTAATTCGCAAGTTAATTCTTGGCCCGTTTAAGAGTCAACTGAATCCCTATGGTGTGATGTCTGCACAGCAAGTTGCTCGTGCTATCTTATTTTTGGCGCGGCGCGACTTCCGAAATATTATTGTGGCAATAAATCCTCTCATCTATCTGCTGTTTCCCTTAAAGGAAATTAGTACGTCGCTATACTATCGAGTCTTCAGCCGGAAAGCGAAAAGCGAACAGGACTTACGCAAACAATACCCGAAACCCTAA